The Nodosilinea sp. PGN35 genome has a window encoding:
- a CDS encoding peptidylprolyl isomerase, with the protein MAEVTNPRVFFDITIGGTPVGRIVMELRADVAPKTAENFRALCTGEKGMGTSGVPLHFKGSSFHRIIPEFMCQGGDFTRGNGTGGESIYGMKFADENFTLKHTTPGLLSMANAGPNTNGSQFFLTTVATPWLDGKHVVFGSVVEGMDVVSAMEQVGSRSGQTSEPVVIADCGQL; encoded by the coding sequence ATGGCTGAAGTAACCAATCCCAGAGTCTTTTTTGATATCACCATTGGCGGCACCCCCGTAGGCCGTATTGTGATGGAGCTGCGGGCCGATGTCGCCCCCAAAACCGCCGAAAACTTCCGCGCCCTGTGCACTGGCGAAAAGGGCATGGGAACTTCCGGTGTGCCGCTGCACTTCAAAGGCTCCAGCTTTCACCGCATCATCCCCGAGTTCATGTGCCAGGGGGGCGACTTTACCCGCGGCAACGGTACTGGCGGCGAGTCGATCTACGGCATGAAATTCGCCGACGAAAACTTTACCCTCAAGCACACCACCCCCGGCCTGCTGAGCATGGCCAACGCCGGCCCCAATACGAATGGCTCGCAGTTCTTTCTGACCACGGTAGCTACCCCCTGGCTTGACGGCAAGCACGTAGTGTTTGGCAGCGTAGTCGAGGGCATGGACGTAGTTAGCGCCATGGAACAGGTGGGCAGCCGCAGCGGCCAAACCTCTGAACCGGTAGTCATTGCCGACTGCGGCCAGCTGTAG